In Buchnera aphidicola (Brachycaudus tragopogonis), the following are encoded in one genomic region:
- the tuf gene encoding elongation factor Tu, which yields MSKEKFQRLKPHINVGTIGHVDHGKTTLTAAITTVLSKKYGGSARAFDQIDNAPEEKARGITINTSHVEYDTEFRHYAHVDCPGHADYIKNMITGAAQMDGAILVVAATDGPMPQTREHILLGRQVGVPYIVVFLNKCDMVDDEELLELVEMEVRDLLTQYDFPGDDTPIVRGSALKALEGDPEWESKIIDLSKFLDSYIPEPKRAIDQDFLLPIEDVFSISGRGTVVTGRVEKGVIKVGEEVEIVGIKKTTKTTCTGVEMFRKLLDEGRAGENVGVLLRGTKRDEIERGQVLAKPGSIHPHTTFESEVYVLSKEEGGRHTPFFKGYRPQFYFRTTDVTGAIELPEGVEMVMPGDNIKMTVTLINPIAMADGLRFAIREGGRTVGAGVVSKVLI from the coding sequence ATGTCTAAAGAAAAATTTCAACGATTAAAACCTCATATAAATGTAGGTACTATTGGTCATGTAGACCATGGAAAAACAACGTTAACTGCAGCTATTACAACTGTTTTATCAAAAAAATATGGTGGTTCTGCGCGTGCTTTTGATCAGATTGATAATGCACCTGAAGAAAAAGCAAGAGGTATTACAATTAACACTTCTCATGTAGAATATGATACTGAATTCAGGCATTATGCTCATGTTGATTGCCCAGGTCACGCTGATTATATAAAAAATATGATTACTGGTGCAGCTCAGATGGATGGTGCTATTCTAGTTGTTGCTGCTACTGATGGTCCGATGCCACAAACTCGTGAACATATTTTACTCGGTAGACAAGTTGGTGTACCGTATATTGTTGTCTTTCTTAATAAATGTGATATGGTAGATGATGAAGAACTACTTGAATTAGTAGAAATGGAAGTACGTGATTTATTAACACAGTATGATTTTCCCGGAGACGATACTCCTATTGTGCGTGGTTCAGCTCTTAAAGCTTTAGAAGGAGATCCTGAATGGGAATCAAAAATTATTGATTTATCTAAATTTTTAGATAGTTACATTCCTGAACCAAAACGAGCAATAGATCAAGATTTTTTATTACCTATAGAAGATGTTTTTTCTATATCAGGAAGAGGTACTGTAGTAACAGGAAGAGTAGAAAAAGGTGTAATCAAAGTTGGTGAAGAAGTAGAAATTGTAGGAATAAAAAAAACAACAAAAACTACTTGCACTGGTGTAGAAATGTTTAGAAAATTGTTAGATGAAGGCCGCGCTGGAGAAAACGTAGGTGTTTTACTACGTGGTACAAAACGCGATGAAATTGAAAGAGGTCAAGTTTTAGCAAAACCAGGTAGTATTCATCCACATACAACATTCGAGTCTGAAGTTTATGTTTTATCCAAAGAAGAAGGTGGGCGTCATACTCCATTTTTTAAGGGATATCGTCCTCAGTTTTATTTTAGAACTACTGATGTAACCGGTGCTATCGAGTTGCCAGAAGGTGTTGAAATGGTTATGCCGGGAGATAATATAAAAATGACTGTTACTTTAATTAATCCTATTGCTATGGCTGATGGATTAAGATTTGCTATACGTGAAGGTGGACGTACTGTTGGAGCTGGTGTAGTTTCTAAAGTTTTAATCTGA
- the rpsS gene encoding 30S ribosomal protein S19, with the protein MPRSLKKGPFIDLSLLKKVEKSVKTNDKKPIKTWSRRSTIFPNMVGLTISIHNGRHHIPVFITEEMVGHKLGEFSLTRTYRGHTADKKVKKR; encoded by the coding sequence ATGCCACGTTCTCTTAAGAAAGGTCCTTTTATTGATCTCAGTTTATTAAAAAAAGTAGAAAAATCAGTAAAAACAAATGATAAAAAACCAATTAAAACTTGGTCAAGACGTTCGACAATATTTCCAAACATGGTTGGTTTAACCATATCCATTCATAATGGTCGTCATCATATTCCTGTTTTTATAACAGAAGAAATGGTAGGGCATAAGTTAGGTGAATTTTCTTTAACTCGTACTTATAGAGGACATACTGCAGATAAAAAAGTAAAAAAACGTTAA
- the rplP gene encoding 50S ribosomal protein L16: MLQPKRTKFRKMHKGRNRGLASGTSVDFGSFGLKATSRGRLTARQIESARRAITRCIKRQGKMWIRIFPDKPITQKPLEVRMGKGKGNVEYWVALIQPGKILYELDGVTEEESREAFKLAASKLPIKTTFVNKMVM; the protein is encoded by the coding sequence ATGTTGCAACCAAAACGTACTAAATTTCGAAAAATGCATAAAGGTCGCAATCGTGGACTAGCTTCTGGTACTAGTGTTGATTTTGGTTCTTTTGGTCTAAAAGCCACTAGTCGAGGACGTTTAACGGCTCGTCAAATCGAATCTGCAAGAAGAGCTATAACTCGTTGTATTAAAAGACAAGGCAAGATGTGGATACGTATATTTCCTGATAAACCTATAACTCAGAAACCATTGGAAGTAAGAATGGGTAAAGGAAAAGGAAATGTTGAGTATTGGGTTGCTTTAATACAACCGGGTAAAATTCTTTATGAATTAGATGGTGTTACTGAAGAAGAATCTCGTGAAGCATTTAAATTAGCCGCTTCAAAATTGCCAATTAAAACTACTTTTGTAAATAAAATGGTGATGTAA
- the rplD gene encoding 50S ribosomal protein L4 translates to MELVVKDIQSVLSVSEVIFGRDFNKALIHQVVVAYSASTRQGTRAQKSRAEVSGSGRKPWRQKGTGRARAGSFRSPIWRSGGVTFAAKPQEYSQKVNKKMYRGALKSIFSELIRQKRLIIFKDFSLNVPKTKLLVKKLQEIDLKNVLIITDKIDNNLFLASRNLYSVDVKDVRSIDPVSLIAFEHVIITVEAVKKVEEILS, encoded by the coding sequence ATGGAATTAGTAGTTAAAGACATACAAAGTGTTCTTAGTGTTTCTGAAGTCATTTTTGGTCGTGATTTTAATAAAGCTCTAATTCATCAAGTTGTTGTTGCTTATTCAGCATCTACCCGTCAAGGTACTAGAGCACAAAAAAGTCGTGCTGAAGTATCTGGATCAGGTAGAAAACCATGGCGTCAAAAAGGTACAGGTCGTGCACGAGCAGGATCTTTTAGAAGTCCAATTTGGCGTTCTGGTGGTGTTACATTTGCTGCAAAACCGCAAGAATATAGTCAAAAAGTTAACAAAAAAATGTATCGTGGTGCGTTAAAAAGTATTTTTTCTGAATTAATACGTCAAAAAAGATTAATAATTTTTAAAGATTTCTCATTGAATGTGCCTAAAACTAAACTTTTAGTGAAAAAACTACAAGAGATAGATTTAAAAAATGTTCTTATTATTACTGATAAAATAGATAATAATTTGTTTCTTGCATCTAGAAATTTATATTCAGTAGATGTAAAGGATGTACGTTCAATAGATCCGGTTAGTTTAATTGCTTTTGAGCACGTTATTATTACGGTTGAAGCAGTCAAAAAAGTAGAGGAAATACTTTCATGA
- the rplC gene encoding 50S ribosomal protein L3, protein MIGLVGKKLGMTRIFTKEGSSIPVTVIELQENRVTQVKNINTDFYCAIQVTTGIKKTNRLTKPKAGHFLKSGVMPGRGLWEFKTNQNETFQVGQKININIFNNIKKVDVTGVSKGKGFCGTVKRWNFHTQDATHGNSLSHRVPGSIGQNQTPGRVFKGKKMAGQLGNSRVTIQNLNIVHVDEDKNLLLVKGAVPGATGSDLIVKPAIKV, encoded by the coding sequence ATGATTGGTTTAGTCGGTAAAAAACTAGGTATGACTCGTATTTTTACTAAAGAAGGATCTTCAATTCCAGTAACAGTAATTGAACTTCAAGAAAATCGAGTTACACAAGTAAAAAATATAAATACTGATTTCTATTGCGCTATTCAAGTAACTACTGGTATAAAAAAAACAAATAGATTAACAAAACCAAAAGCAGGACATTTTTTAAAGTCAGGTGTCATGCCTGGTCGCGGTTTATGGGAATTTAAAACGAATCAAAATGAAACTTTTCAAGTAGGACAAAAAATTAATATTAATATTTTTAACAATATTAAAAAGGTAGATGTAACAGGTGTTTCCAAAGGAAAAGGTTTTTGCGGTACAGTTAAACGTTGGAATTTTCATACTCAAGATGCTACACACGGGAATTCTTTGTCTCATAGAGTACCCGGTTCTATCGGACAAAATCAAACTCCTGGTAGAGTATTTAAAGGTAAAAAAATGGCAGGACAACTAGGAAATAGTCGCGTTACCATACAAAATTTAAATATAGTACATGTTGATGAAGATAAAAATCTTCTTTTAGTAAAAGGTGCGGTTCCCGGTGCTACCGGCAGTGATCTTATCGTTAAACCAGCTATCAAGGTTTGA
- the rpmC gene encoding 50S ribosomal protein L29 — protein MKVITVFRKKNKKDLKIELLELLREKFNLRMQSVSGKLKQPHLLRKVRRNIAQLKTLLTEKDIIK, from the coding sequence ATGAAAGTTATAACAGTATTTCGAAAAAAAAATAAAAAAGATCTTAAAATAGAGCTGTTAGAATTATTACGTGAGAAATTTAATCTACGTATGCAATCTGTATCTGGAAAATTAAAACAACCTCATTTATTACGGAAAGTTCGACGAAATATTGCACAATTAAAAACTTTATTAACTGAAAAGGACATCATAAAATAA
- the rplB gene encoding 50S ribosomal protein L2: MAIVKCKPTSPGRRHVVKVVNSELYKGKPYSLLLKKKSKSGGRNNNGRITTRHIGGGHKRAYRIIDFKRKKDNVEAIIERFEYDPNRSSNIALILYKDGERNYILAPKDLKIGDVIVSGLNAPIKIGNTLPIKNIPVGTLIHNVEMKPGKGGQIARSAGSYVQLVACDKEYATLRLRSGEMRKTPSHCRATIGEVGNSEHMLKVLGKAGASRWVGIRPTVRGTAMNPVDHPHGGGEGRNFGKHPVTPWGVQTKGKKTRKNKRTEKFILRHRTK, encoded by the coding sequence ATGGCAATTGTTAAATGCAAACCGACATCTCCTGGTCGTCGCCATGTTGTTAAAGTTGTTAATTCAGAATTATATAAAGGAAAACCATACTCATTACTTTTAAAGAAAAAAAGTAAAAGTGGAGGACGTAATAATAATGGTAGAATTACAACTCGCCATATTGGCGGTGGACATAAAAGAGCATATCGCATTATAGATTTTAAAAGAAAGAAAGATAATGTAGAAGCTATTATAGAAAGATTTGAATATGATCCTAATCGTTCTTCTAATATTGCTTTAATATTATATAAAGATGGTGAAAGAAATTATATTTTAGCCCCTAAAGATTTAAAAATAGGAGATGTTATAGTATCTGGTTTAAATGCTCCGATAAAAATTGGCAATACTTTACCCATTAAAAATATTCCAGTTGGTACATTGATTCATAACGTAGAAATGAAACCTGGAAAAGGTGGTCAAATAGCTCGTTCTGCAGGAAGTTATGTACAGTTAGTAGCATGTGATAAAGAATATGCGACATTACGTTTGCGTTCAGGTGAAATGAGAAAAACACCCTCTCATTGTAGAGCAACTATTGGTGAAGTTGGAAATTCTGAACATATGTTAAAAGTTTTAGGTAAAGCAGGTGCATCCCGTTGGGTAGGAATACGTCCTACTGTCCGTGGTACAGCAATGAATCCTGTTGATCATCCTCATGGAGGTGGTGAAGGAAGAAATTTTGGTAAACATCCGGTTACTCCATGGGGTGTGCAAACGAAAGGAAAAAAAACTCGTAAAAATAAACGTACTGAAAAATTTATTTTACGTCATCGTACTAAATAA
- the rplF gene encoding 50S ribosomal protein L6 translates to MSRVAKCPIFVPSDIDVQLDSQVVLIKGKYGHLSRTIHRSVKIQYLNNQIVFSPRLSFSDAWAQAGTARALINSMIIGVSKRFSKKLHFSGVGYRVSITKENTINMSLGYSHVITYCLPKNIAVENPSPTEIIVKGIDKQLVGQIAANLRSYRIPEPYKGKGIRYSDEVVRIKEAKKK, encoded by the coding sequence ATGTCTCGTGTTGCTAAATGTCCTATTTTTGTTCCTTCTGATATTGACGTTCAATTAGATTCACAAGTAGTATTGATTAAAGGGAAATATGGACATCTTTCACGTACTATTCATCGATCAGTTAAAATACAATATTTAAATAATCAAATAGTTTTTTCACCACGTTTGTCTTTTTCTGATGCTTGGGCGCAGGCTGGAACTGCAAGAGCTCTTATAAATTCCATGATTATAGGTGTTTCAAAAAGATTTAGTAAAAAATTGCATTTTTCTGGGGTGGGATATCGTGTTTCAATCACAAAAGAAAATACAATTAACATGTCATTAGGTTATTCTCATGTTATTACATATTGTTTACCTAAAAATATTGCTGTAGAAAATCCATCTCCAACAGAGATTATTGTTAAAGGAATAGATAAACAACTAGTTGGACAAATTGCTGCAAATTTACGTTCTTATCGTATACCGGAACCTTATAAAGGAAAAGGAATTCGTTATTCAGATGAAGTGGTACGTATAAAAGAGGCAAAGAAGAAATAA
- the rpsH gene encoding 30S ribosomal protein S8 has protein sequence MSMQDPVSDMLTRIRNGQSANKYSVTMPSSKLKKSIVKLLKQEGYIKDFNITGDSKLILKVILKYFKGKSVIETIQRVSRPSLRIYKKKNNLPKVMAGLGIAVISTSQGVMTDRMARQEGLGGEVICYVA, from the coding sequence ATGAGTATGCAAGATCCAGTATCAGATATGTTAACTCGTATTCGAAACGGTCAATCAGCTAACAAATATTCTGTTACAATGCCTTCCTCGAAATTAAAAAAATCAATTGTTAAATTGTTAAAACAGGAAGGTTATATTAAAGATTTTAATATTACAGGTGATTCTAAACTAATATTAAAAGTAATTTTAAAATATTTTAAAGGAAAATCTGTAATAGAAACGATTCAACGTGTCAGTCGTCCTAGTTTAAGAATATACAAAAAAAAGAATAATTTACCTAAAGTCATGGCTGGTTTGGGAATAGCAGTAATTTCTACTTCTCAAGGAGTTATGACAGATCGTATGGCTCGTCAAGAAGGTCTTGGCGGTGAAGTCATTTGTTATGTAGCTTAG
- the rpsC gene encoding 30S ribosomal protein S3 — MGQKVHPNGMRLGIIKKWNSVWFANTKDFADHLDSDYKVRQFLMKSLIKASISRIIIERPAKSIRVTIYTARPGIVIGKKGEDVEKLRINIAKITGVPVQINISEIRKPELDAKLVSDSITSQLERRVMFRRAMKRSVQNAMRQGAKGIKVEVSGRLGGAEIARREWYREGRVPLHTLRANIDYSTSEAHTTYGVIGVKVWIFKGEILGGMSAMEKLEKPSIQTKKQHRKNRK, encoded by the coding sequence ATGGGTCAGAAAGTACATCCTAATGGAATGCGACTAGGAATAATAAAAAAATGGAATTCTGTTTGGTTTGCTAATACTAAAGATTTTGCAGATCATTTAGATAGTGATTATAAAGTGCGTCAATTTTTAATGAAATCATTGATCAAAGCATCTATTTCTCGAATTATTATTGAAAGACCAGCAAAGAGTATTCGAGTTACTATCTATACAGCAAGACCTGGTATTGTCATTGGTAAAAAAGGTGAAGATGTAGAGAAATTAAGAATTAATATTGCAAAAATTACAGGTGTACCTGTTCAAATAAATATTTCTGAAATACGTAAACCTGAACTAGATGCAAAACTTGTATCGGATAGTATTACTTCTCAATTAGAAAGAAGAGTTATGTTTAGACGTGCTATGAAAAGATCTGTACAAAACGCAATGCGTCAAGGCGCTAAAGGTATCAAGGTTGAAGTTAGTGGTCGCTTAGGAGGAGCAGAAATAGCTCGTCGAGAGTGGTATAGAGAAGGTAGAGTGCCTTTACATACGTTGCGTGCGAATATTGATTATAGTACTTCAGAAGCTCATACAACATATGGCGTGATAGGTGTAAAAGTCTGGATTTTTAAAGGTGAAATCTTAGGTGGTATGTCTGCAATGGAAAAATTAGAAAAACCTTCTATCCAAACAAAAAAACAACATCGTAAAAATCGTAAATAA
- the rplX gene encoding 50S ribosomal protein L24 gives MASKLRRNDEVIILTGKDKGKKGVIKNILSTHKAIVNGVNIIKKHQKPVPSQNKSGGIIEKEAPIQISNIAIFNPESKKADRVGFRFEEGKKVRFFKSNSKTIK, from the coding sequence ATGGCATCAAAGTTACGTCGTAATGATGAAGTTATTATATTAACTGGTAAAGATAAAGGGAAAAAAGGTGTTATTAAAAATATTTTATCTACACATAAAGCAATTGTTAATGGTGTAAATATAATTAAAAAACATCAAAAACCAGTTCCATCTCAAAATAAAAGCGGTGGTATCATAGAAAAAGAAGCACCTATTCAAATATCAAATATTGCTATTTTTAATCCTGAATCTAAAAAAGCAGATCGTGTTGGTTTTAGATTTGAAGAAGGAAAAAAAGTTCGTTTTTTCAAATCTAATAGTAAAACGATTAAATAG
- the rpmD gene encoding 50S ribosomal protein L30 yields the protein MKNIKITQIKSSIGRIPKHKKTLIGLGLRYVGHTVIRENTSAIQGMIKKISYILKVQEE from the coding sequence ATGAAAAATATAAAAATTACTCAAATAAAAAGTTCTATAGGCAGAATACCAAAACATAAAAAAACATTAATCGGACTTGGATTACGTTATGTCGGACATACTGTAATACGTGAAAATACATCTGCCATTCAAGGTATGATAAAAAAGATTTCTTATATTTTAAAAGTACAAGAGGAATAA
- the rplR gene encoding 50S ribosomal protein L18 → MTFSRKNKINSRIRRSMKARLKIKALKAVRLVVHRTSRHIYAQIISSTESKVLVFASTLEKNISSNIKYTGNKEAAQIVGKIIAERALSKGIYNVSFDRSGFKYHGRIQVLAESARKFGLKF, encoded by the coding sequence ATGACTTTTTCTAGAAAAAATAAAATCAATTCTCGTATACGTCGATCTATGAAAGCACGTCTTAAAATTAAAGCTTTAAAAGCTGTTCGATTAGTAGTACATCGAACTTCACGTCATATATATGCTCAAATAATTTCCTCTACAGAATCAAAAGTTTTAGTATTTGCTTCCACTTTAGAAAAAAACATAAGTTCTAATATAAAATATACAGGAAATAAAGAAGCGGCGCAAATAGTGGGTAAAATTATTGCAGAACGAGCCTTGTCAAAAGGAATATATAATGTTTCTTTTGATCGATCTGGTTTTAAGTATCATGGTCGTATACAAGTTTTAGCAGAATCTGCACGTAAATTTGGATTAAAGTTTTAA
- the rplN gene encoding 50S ribosomal protein L14 has protein sequence MVQEQTILYVADNSGARSAMCIKVLGGSRRRYAGIGDIIKITIKEAIPRGKVKKGEVLKAVVVRTKKGVRRSDGSVIRFDRNACVVLNNNEQPIGTRIFGPVTRELRTEKFMKIISLAPEVL, from the coding sequence ATGGTTCAAGAACAAACAATTTTATATGTAGCTGATAACTCTGGAGCACGTTCTGCTATGTGTATTAAAGTATTAGGTGGTTCTCGCCGACGATATGCAGGTATTGGAGATATAATTAAGATAACAATTAAAGAAGCAATTCCAAGAGGTAAAGTAAAAAAAGGAGAAGTTCTTAAAGCAGTAGTAGTAAGGACCAAAAAAGGAGTAAGGCGATCTGATGGATCAGTAATTCGTTTTGATAGAAACGCTTGTGTTGTACTGAACAATAATGAACAACCTATAGGTACTCGTATCTTTGGGCCTGTTACTCGCGAATTGAGAACAGAAAAATTTATGAAAATTATTTCATTAGCACCAGAAGTTCTTTAA
- the rpsN gene encoding 30S ribosomal protein S14, which yields MAKQSMKAREVKRVKLANKFYIQRVELKNIISNMLLPEEERWNAVLKLQSFPRDSSPSRQRNRCRQTGRPHAFLRKFGLSRIKVREAAMKGEIPGLKKASW from the coding sequence ATGGCTAAACAATCAATGAAGGCAAGAGAAGTTAAACGTGTAAAATTAGCTAATAAGTTTTACATACAGCGTGTTGAATTAAAAAATATTATTTCTAACATGCTTCTTCCAGAAGAAGAACGTTGGAATGCTGTTTTGAAATTACAATCTTTTCCTCGTGATTCTAGTCCATCACGTCAAAGAAATAGATGTCGTCAAACTGGTCGGCCGCATGCTTTTTTACGTAAATTTGGATTAAGTCGCATTAAAGTTAGAGAAGCAGCTATGAAAGGTGAAATACCTGGTTTAAAAAAAGCTAGTTGGTAA
- the rpsQ gene encoding 30S ribosomal protein S17, with translation MMENIRTLQGRVISNKMQKSAVVAIERFVKHAIYGKFIKRTTKLHIHDEKNECAIGDLIEIRESRPISKTKSWVLVRIIEKTIF, from the coding sequence ATAATGGAAAATATTCGAACTTTACAAGGTCGAGTAATCAGTAACAAGATGCAAAAATCTGCGGTTGTTGCTATTGAGCGTTTTGTAAAACATGCTATTTATGGAAAATTCATTAAACGTACTACGAAATTACATATTCATGATGAAAAAAATGAATGTGCTATTGGTGATTTAATAGAAATTAGAGAATCTCGTCCAATTTCTAAAACAAAGTCTTGGGTTTTGGTGCGTATTATTGAAAAAACTATTTTTTAA
- the rplE gene encoding 50S ribosomal protein L5, with product MATLYDYYKLKVTKKLMLELNYSSIMQVPKIDKITLNMGVGAAASDKKVLDYAVSDLTAISGQKPLITKARKSVAGFKIRQGYPIGCKVTLRGQRKWDFFERLIIIAVPRIRDFRGLSINSFDGHGNYSLGIREQIIFPEIDYDKVDRVRGLDVTITTTATSDHEGRLLLSAFNFPFRK from the coding sequence ATGGCAACATTGTATGATTATTATAAATTAAAAGTAACAAAAAAACTTATGCTTGAACTAAATTATAGTTCTATTATGCAGGTTCCTAAAATTGATAAAATTACCTTAAATATGGGTGTAGGCGCTGCTGCTTCTGATAAAAAAGTTTTAGATTATGCTGTTTCGGATCTTACAGCAATATCTGGACAAAAACCGCTAATCACTAAAGCTCGTAAATCTGTTGCTGGTTTTAAAATTCGTCAAGGTTATCCTATTGGCTGCAAAGTTACATTACGTGGTCAGAGGAAATGGGATTTTTTTGAACGTTTAATTATTATTGCAGTTCCAAGAATTCGTGATTTTCGTGGTTTATCAATCAATTCTTTTGATGGTCACGGAAATTATAGTTTAGGAATACGTGAGCAGATCATTTTCCCTGAGATTGATTATGATAAAGTAGATCGAGTTCGTGGCTTAGATGTAACGATAACTACTACTGCTACATCTGATCATGAGGGTCGTTTATTATTATCTGCTTTTAATTTTCCTTTTCGTAAATAA
- the rplV gene encoding 50S ribosomal protein L22 → METLAHHRQARSSAQKVRLIADLIRGKKVPQALNILTYSNKKAAILVKKVLESAVANAEHNDGADIDKLRIKKIFINEGSTMKRMMPRAKGRADRILKRTSHITVVVSDR, encoded by the coding sequence ATGGAAACTTTAGCTCATCATCGTCAAGCACGATCTTCTGCACAAAAAGTTCGTTTGATTGCAGATTTAATACGCGGTAAAAAAGTTCCGCAAGCATTAAATATTTTAACTTATAGTAATAAAAAAGCGGCTATTTTAGTAAAAAAAGTACTTGAATCGGCTGTAGCAAATGCTGAACATAATGATGGTGCTGATATAGATAAATTGAGAATAAAAAAAATATTTATTAATGAAGGTTCAACAATGAAAAGAATGATGCCACGTGCTAAAGGACGTGCAGATCGTATTTTAAAGCGAACTAGTCATATTACTGTGGTGGTATCTGATCGTTAA
- the rplW gene encoding 50S ribosomal protein L23, whose amino-acid sequence MISEERLLKILLAPHVSEKASISIEKFNTVVLKVLNNSTKYEIKCAVKKIFNIEVESIKTLKIKGKVKRQSNRIIQKSNWKKAYIKVKKGYNLDFIGNRE is encoded by the coding sequence ATGATTTCTGAGGAACGTTTGCTGAAAATACTACTTGCTCCACATGTATCTGAAAAAGCATCTATATCTATAGAAAAATTTAATACTGTTGTTTTAAAAGTTTTAAATAATTCTACTAAATATGAAATAAAATGTGCTGTAAAAAAAATATTTAATATAGAAGTTGAAAGTATAAAAACATTAAAAATTAAGGGGAAAGTGAAACGTCAATCTAATCGTATTATTCAAAAAAGTAATTGGAAAAAAGCCTATATTAAGGTAAAAAAAGGGTATAATTTAGATTTTATCGGCAATAGAGAGTAG
- the rpsJ gene encoding 30S ribosomal protein S10 produces the protein MQNQRIRIRLKAFDHRLIDQSTTEIVETAKRTGAQVRGPIPLPTRKERFTILVSPHVNKDARDQYEIRTHKRLIDIVEPTEKTVDALMRLDLAAGVDVQISLG, from the coding sequence ATGCAGAACCAAAGAATTCGTATTCGTTTAAAAGCTTTTGATCATAGATTAATTGATCAATCAACTACAGAAATTGTTGAAACAGCAAAAAGAACTGGTGCTCAAGTACGTGGCCCAATTCCTCTTCCCACTCGTAAAGAACGATTTACTATTTTAGTTTCTCCTCATGTCAATAAGGATGCACGCGATCAATATGAAATTCGCACACACAAGCGTTTAATTGATATAGTAGAACCTACTGAAAAAACTGTTGATGCACTAATGCGTCTGGATCTTGCCGCTGGTGTAGATGTACAAATTAGTTTAGGTTAA
- the rpsE gene encoding 30S ribosomal protein S5 — MANFEKKNNSDLQEKLITVNRVSKTVKGGRIFSFTALTVVGNGDGRVGFGYGKAREVPAAIQKAMEKARRNMITIPLVNKTLQHSLKGSHTGSNVFMKPASDGTGIIAGGAMRAVLEVAGIHNVLAKTYGSTNPINVVRATMNGLVNMKSPEMVAAKRNKRLEDILG, encoded by the coding sequence ATGGCTAATTTTGAAAAAAAAAATAATAGTGATTTACAAGAAAAGTTAATTACAGTTAACCGTGTTTCAAAAACTGTTAAAGGTGGTCGTATATTTTCCTTTACAGCATTAACTGTGGTAGGGAATGGAGACGGTCGAGTTGGTTTTGGATATGGTAAAGCACGTGAAGTACCTGCTGCTATTCAGAAAGCAATGGAAAAAGCTCGACGTAATATGATTACTATACCATTAGTTAATAAAACTTTACAACATTCATTAAAAGGATCTCATACTGGATCAAATGTTTTTATGAAACCTGCTTCTGATGGAACTGGAATTATTGCAGGAGGAGCAATGCGTGCAGTATTGGAAGTGGCAGGTATACATAATGTATTAGCTAAAACTTACGGTTCTACTAATCCAATCAATGTAGTTCGAGCTACAATGAATGGTTTAGTCAATATGAAGTCTCCAGAAATGGTAGCTGCTAAAAGAAACAAACGTCTTGAAGACATATTAGGATAA